Proteins encoded in a region of the Anopheles ziemanni chromosome 2, idAnoZiCoDA_A2_x.2, whole genome shotgun sequence genome:
- the LOC131282120 gene encoding protein-glucosylgalactosylhydroxylysine glucosidase-like: MTIRLVISVPLVGLLLVGAVLSQMTSSDGSYKFQSPRQLPDASVMPTLANGEIGLVAYGEYVHLNGVYNGLGGQSHRARVPNYGNIQLANCAPTNGVPPTQSCTYQLDMKEGKFVTVDENGGSDYRVIHEMYPHRYYDMVLVNSVRVQRLGSQGTIQARLLQIPGMLSPDVNMSPSGEFTVSGVTYQQVCGSTVQVEHPDIQRFGHTVCVTYPTVPEYVELLPDSMAKEVTLFTVFTATAEEGQRVIGVIAGLSDARVNELHLTEMQRLWERYDIAVEGNSQLDRVIKASAFYLFSSLPSHSTVQSSVRRPFYGLAPAGLGRGGFVEQEYQGHSFWDTEIWMYPAILMVDPVNARKVLSYRTTVASGAAMNAEKNGFAGIQFPWESAFTGTEVTPDCCPEVVNFQHHISADIVFAARQYFYATGNMDWLRTDGCPLASKTAQFWMSRVHYNNVTDLYEIRNAMGPDEDHENVANNAFTNVMAAHNLFFGEFTSCYCNRNTDSDDMRKEMLQVARGLTLLYDAERDFHPQYEGYQTGTLIKQADTVLLIYPLQYPMNVTTKANNLRIYSEVTRPNGPAMTWAIHTIGHLELGQLPDAANMFEKSYSQYLRQPFNVWSENGNNEPGAGNFITGAGGFLQSIINGYAGVRLYQDRLEIKNARPTPNTNALIIPTIEYRGVRFSLTVRSNEFVLSFKTGPVEEVKLLVDKQVQSICSNCNYTAKTEASLELVQDQTFNGCKLRPTTLGTKVADQSDSATAVQSTSMAFVSLVACFLLRKLF; the protein is encoded by the exons ATGACAATCCGTCTAGTGATATCGGTTCCCTTAGTGGGTCTTCTGCTCGTTGGCGCTGTCCTAAGCCAGATGACCTCCAGCGATGGGAGCTACAAGTTTCAAAGCCCCCGCCAGCTACCGGACGCATCGGTGATGCCAACGTTGGCCAACGGGGAGATAGGACTGGTAGCGTACGGAGAATACGTGCACCTGAACGGCGTTTACAATGGGCTCGGAGGGCAGTCACACCGGGCGCGTGTGCCAAACTACGGCAACATCCAGCTAGCCAACTGTGCTCCAACAAACGGGGTACCTCCGACACAATCCTGCACCTATCAGCTGGACATGAAGGAGGGCAAGTTTGTGACGGTCGACGAAAACGGTGGTAGCGACTATCGGGTGATTCATGAAATGTACCCCCATCGGTACTACGATATGGTGCTGGTGAACAGTGTCCGAGTGCAGCGGCTCGGTTCACAGGGAACGATCCAGGCCCGACTGCTCCAAATTCCCGGTATGCTGAGCCCTGATGTCAATATGTCTCCGAGCGGTGAGTTTACGGTTTCCGGAGTGACTTACCAGCAGGTGTGCGGTTCCACGGTTCAGGTGGAGCACCCGGACATTCAAAGGTTTGGCCACACCGTTTGCGTAACCTACCCGACCGTACCGGAGTACGTGGAGCTTCTGCCAGACAGCATGGCTAAAGAGGTCACCCTCTTCACGGTATTCACGGCTACAGCAGAGGAAGGCCAACGAGTGATTGGCGTCATCGCTGGTTTATCTGATGCTCGAGTTAATGAACTGCACCTTACCGAGATGCAACGGCTCTGGGAACGATATGACATAGCGGTCGAGGGTAACAGTCAACTTGATCGCGTCATCAAGGCGAGTGCGTTCTACCTATTCAGTTCATTACCGTCACATAGTACGGTGCAGTCCAGCGTACGGCGTCCATTCTACGGGCTTGCACCGGCTGGGCTTGGACGTGGTGGTTTCGTCGAGCAGGAATACCAGGGTCATAGCTTCTGGGACACGGAGATCTGGATGTACCCTGCCATCCTGATGGTGGATCCTGTCAATGCCCGCAAAGTCCTATCATACCGCACCACCGTAGCTTCCGGGGCTGCAATGAATGCGGAAAAGAATGGCTTTGCTGGCATACAGTTCCCTTGGGAGTCGGCCTTTACCGGAACCGAGGTAACACCGGATTGCTGTCCGGAGGTGGTCAACTTTCAGCATCACATCAGTGCCGATATTGTGTTTGCGGCACGACAGTACTTCTACGCCACCGGTAACATGGACTGGTTGCGGACGGATGGCTGTCCGCTTGCCAGCAAAACGGCACAGTTCTGGATGAGCCGAGTGCACTACAATAACGTTACCGATTTGTACGAAATCCGGAACGCCATGGGACCAGACGAGGACCATGAGAACGTTGCGAACAACGCGTTCACCAACGTGATGGCTGCGCACAATCTGTTTTTTGGAGAGTTTACTAGCTGCTACTGCAACCGTAATACGGACAGTGATGATATGCGTAAGGAGATGCTGCAGGTCGCCAGGGGTCTGACGCTTCTGTATGATGCTGAGAGAGACTTTCACCCGCAGTATGAAGGATATCAAACGGGTACCTTGATCAAGCAGGCCGACACCGTGCTCCTCATCTATCCCTTGCAGTATCCAATGAATGT TACAACGAAAGCAAACAACCTTCGCATATACTCTGAAGTTACGCGTCCAAATGGACCCGCGATGACCTGGGCCATCCACACCATCGGCCACTTGGAGCTCGGGCAGCTGCCAGATGCGGCCAATATGTTTGAAAAGAGCTACAGTCAGTACCTCCGGCAACCGTTCAATGTGTGGAGCGAAAATGGCAACAATGAACCGGGTGCTGGCAACTTCATTACCGGTGCCGGTGGTTTCCTGCAGTCCATCATCAACGGATACGCAGGTGTGCGCCTCTATCAGGATCGGCTGGAAATCAAAAATGCTCGCCCAACGCCCAACACGAACGCGTTGATCATTCCGACCATCGAGTACCGAGGCGTTCGGTTTTCGTTGACCGTACGATCAAATGAGTTCGTTCTGTCTTTCAAAACTGGCCCCGTGGAAGAAGTGAAGCTGTTGGTCGATAAGCAAGTACAATCTATCTGCAGCAACTGTAACT ATACTGCCAAAACGGAAGCCAGTCTTGAACTGGTTCAAGACCAGACCTTCAACGGATGTAAACTTCGACCGACCACGCTCGGCACTAAAGTTGCTGATCAAAGCGATTCTGCAACAGCTGTACAGTCCACATCGATGGCGTTTGTATCACTTGTTGCATGTTTCTTATTACGAAAACTTTTCTAA